A genomic segment from Capra hircus breed San Clemente chromosome 15, ASM170441v1, whole genome shotgun sequence encodes:
- the JRKL gene encoding jerky protein homolog-like yields the protein MSGKRKRVVLTIKDKLDIIKKLEDGGSSKQLAVIYGIGETTVRDIRKNKEKIITYASSSDSTSLLAKRKSMKPSMYEELDKAMLEWFNQQRAKGNPVSGPICAKRAEFFFYALGMDGDFNPSAGWLTRFKQRHSIREINIRNERLSGDETAVEDFCSNFRDYIERENLQPEQIYNADETGLFWKCLPSRTSVIKGKCTVPGHKSMEERVTIMCCANATGLHKLKLCIVGKAKKPRSFKSTDTSNLPVSYFSQKGAWMDLSIFRQWFDKIFVPQVREHLRSKGLQEKAVLLLDNSPTHPNENVLRSDDGQIFAKYLPPNVASLIQPLNQGVIATMKRNYRARLLQNNLEEGNDLRSFWKKLTLLDALYEIAMAWNLVKPVTISRAWKKILPTIEEKEGLDFDEEDISVAAIATILQHTKGLENVPAENIEKWLEVDSTEPGYEVLTDSEIIKRAQGHTDESSENEEEEIELIPEKHINHAAALQWTENLLDYLEQQGDMILPDRLVIRKLRATIRNKQKMANSSQ from the coding sequence ATGTCGGGGAAACGGAAGCGTGTGGTGTTGACCATTAAAGATAAGCTTGATATAATAAAGAAACTTGAAGATGGAGGTTCTTCCAAACAACTGGCAGTGATTTATGGAATTGGCGAAACGACAGTTCgagatataagaaaaaataaggaaaagatcATAACTTACGCAAGCAGTTCAGACTCCACAAGTCTTCTGGCTAAGAGGAAATCTATGAAACCATCCATGTATGAGGAACTGGACAAAGCGATGCTAGAATGGTTCAACCAGCAAAGAGCAAAAGGGAATCCCGTGTCTGGACCAATTTGTGCAAAAAGGGCAGAGTTCTTCTTTTATGCTTTGGGAATGGATGGTGATTTTAACCCCTCTGCCGGTTGGTTAACTCGTTTTAAGCAGCGGCACAGCATTAGAGAGATCAATATTAGAAACGAAAGATTAAGTGGAGATGAGACTGCTGTGGAGGATTTTTGCAGCAACTTTCGAGACTATATTGAACGAGAGAATTTGCAGCCCGAGCAAATCTACAATGCAGATGAAACTGGACTGTTTTGGAAATGCCTGCCTTCCAGGACTTCGGTAATCAAAGGTAAATGCACAGTCCCTGGGCACAAGTCAATGGAAGAAAGAGTCACTATCATGTGTTGTGCCAATGCAACAGGTTTACACAAACTTAAGCTTTGTATTGTGGGGAAAGCAAAGAAACCTCGTTCCTTCAAGTCAACTGACACCTCAAACCTGCCAGTGTCTTATTTCAGCCAAAAAGGCGCATGGATGGATCTTTCCATTTTCCGACAGTGGTTTGATAAGATCTTTGTGCCCCAAGTAAGAGAGCACTTAAGATCCAAAGGGTTGCAAGAAAAGGCTGTACTCTTATTGGATAATTCACCAACACATCCAAATGAAAACGTCCTGAGGTCAGATGATGgccaaatatttgctaaatatttaCCACCTAATGTGGCTTCGTTGATTCAGCCCTTGAATCAGGGAGTCATAGCTACAATGAAGAGAAACTACAGAGCACGTCTTCTCCAGAACAACTTGGAAGAAGGCAATGACCTGAGATCATTCTGGAAGAAGCTAACTCTACTAGATGCACTTTATGAAATAGCAATGGCATGGAATTTAGTAAAGCCAGTTACCATCAGCAGAGCATGGAAGAAGATTCTCCCTACTATAGAGGAGAAAGAAGGCCTGGACTTTGATGAAGAAGATATCTCAGTGGCTGCCATCGCTACTATTTTACAACACACCAAAGGATTGGAAAATGTGCCTGCTGAGAACATTGAAAAATGGCTTGAAGTGGACAGTACTGAACCAGGCTATGAAGTCTTAACTGACAGCGAAATCATCAAAAGagcacaaggtcacacagatgaatccagtgaaaatgaagaggaggaaATAGAACTGATTCCAGAGAAACATATTAATCATGCAGCTGCTCTCCAATGGACTGAAAATTTATTGGATTATCTAGAACAACAAGGTGATATGATTCTGCCTGATAGACTGGTGATACGTAAACTTCGAGCCACCatcagaaataaacaaaagatgGCAAACTCAAGTCAGTAA